The following are from one region of the Neurospora crassa OR74A linkage group III, whole genome shotgun sequence genome:
- a CDS encoding WD repeat containing protein 82 translates to MSSTPMDIDEPGAGTPSLNVTRLLGPNGPSTSKISEVIKNFRPTKFFQRDDVKEGRPQPYVLSIDFDDPGELCMTSESDETIQIYNVREGRHDKSLLSKKYGVKHAKFTHSSSGIIYASTKQNDAIRYLATHDNTFIRYFEGHEASVTNIALHPGSDNFLSCSLDTTVRLWDLNSRNWVAKFHLTNPTLAAWDPAGLVFAIALPASASILLYDYRNYVKPFKIIDVLKEKGPADADAVFRGWTKLEFSNDGKHILLGTRTGGHFLFDAIDGNLKAYLRKPQGGTRRPAPGEADGGSGALESSGDCCFTPDGRYVVSGAAKDLLVWDTLQTPNNKVLEPNFLPQEGKKEPVLVQYNPRFNMIATADKELMFWLPVSDL, encoded by the exons ATGTCATCGACACCGATGGACATCGACGAACCCGGCGCGGGAACACCCTCCCTGAACGTTACTCGGTTACTTGGGCCTAATGGGCCCAGTACCTCCAAGATCAGTGAGGTGATCAAGAATTTTAGGCCGACAAAGTTCTTCCAGAGAGACGACGTGAAGGAGGGTAGGCCCCAGCCATACGTTCTATCGATCGACTTTGACGACCCTGGCGAGCTTTGCATGACGTCTGAAAGCGACGAGACCATCCAGATATATAACGTTAGGGAAGGTCGGCATGACAAGAGCTTGCTGAGCAAAAAGTACGGCGTCAAGCATGCGAAGTTTACACATTCCAGCTCGGGCATCATCTATGCGAGCACGAAGCAAAACG ACGCAATCCGCTATCTGGCAACCCACGACAATACGTTTATCCGATATTTCGAAGGCCACGAGGCCTCCGTTACCAACATTGCTCTCCATCCCGGCTCCGATAACTTTCTTTCATGCAGTCTTGACACCACAGTCAGGCTCTGGGACCTCAACAGCAGGAACTGGGTTGCCAAATTCCATCTCACCAATCCCACTTTAGCGGCCTGGGACCCTGCTGGTCTCGTTTTTGCCATCGCCCTACCAGCCAGCGCCAGCATTCTCCTTTACGATTACCGCAACTACGTGAAACCGTTCAAGATCATCGACGTTTTGAAAGAGAAGGGGCCAGCTGATGCGGATGCCGTCTTCAGAGGCTGGACGAAACTCGAGTTCTCCAACGACGGGAAGCATATTCTTCTAGGAACACGGACCGGAGGACACTTCCTCTTTGACGCCATTGACGGGAACCTGAAGGCGTACTTGCGAAAGCCCCAAGGCGGCACCAGACGGCCAGCCCCTGGCGAGGCTGATGGTGGAAGCGGTGCGCTAGAGAGCAGTGGAGACTGTTGCTTTACGCCAGATGGACGATATGTCGTGTCGGGCGCGGCCAAGGACCTGTTGGTTTGGGACACATTGCAAACTCCCAATAACAAGGTTCTGGAACCGAATTTCCTTCCccaggaaggaaagaaggaaccaGTCCTTGTGCAGTACAACCCAAGATTCAACATGATTGCCACTGCGGATAAGGAGCTTATGTTTTGGCTGCCGGTCTCCGATTTATAA
- a CDS encoding ribonucleoside-diphosphate reductase small subunit translates to MSVQTSPSKQVTSGIQNLNMDSPAKKLDFGATDKENKPFDEDLAKLEAEIDAEHNANKKAAEAKKMAPTLKPEEANEPLLTENPQRFVLFPIKYHEIWQMYKKAEASFWTAEEIDLSKDLHDWNNRLNDDEKFFISHILAFFAASDGIVNENLVERFSGEVQIPEARCFYGFQIMMENIHSETYSLLIDTYIKEPSQRTYLFNAIDTIPCIRKKADWALRWITDKSSTFAQRLVAFAAVEGIFFSGAFASIFWLKKRGLMPGLTFSNELISRDEGLHTDFACLLFSHLNNRPSKQLIQEIIVDAVRIEQEFLTEALPCALLGMNADLMKQYIEFVADRLLVALGNEKIYRSTNPFDFMENISLGGKTNFFEKRVGDYQKAGVMNSTKKADADAEVAKNENGGDFTFDEDF, encoded by the exons ATGTCTGTCCAGACCAGCCCGTCCAAGCAG GTTACCTCCGGTATCCAGAATCTCAACATGGACTCTCCCGCCAAGAAGCTCGACTTCGGTGCCACCGACAAGGAGAACAAGCCCTTCGACGAGGACCTTGCTAAGCTCGAAGCCGAGATCGATGCTGAACACAACGCGAACAAGAAGGCcgccgaggccaagaagatggcCCCTACCCTCAAGCCCGAGGAGGCCAATGAGCCTCTCCTTACCGAGAACCCTCAACGCTTCGTTCTCTTCCCCATCAAGTACCATGAG ATCTGGCAAATGTACAAGAAGGCCGAGGCTTCCTTCTGGACCGCCGAGGAGATTGATCTCTCCAAGGACCTTCACGACTGGAACAACAGGttgaacgacgacgagaagtTCTTCATCTCCCACATTCTCGCTTTCTTCGCTGCCTCCGATGGTATTGTCAATGAGAACCTCGTCGAGCGCTTCAGTGGCGAAGTCCAGATCCCCGAGGCTCGCTGCTTCTACGGTTTCCAGATCATGATGGAGAACATTCACTCCGAGACCTACTCCCTCCTTATCGACACTTACATCAAGGAGCCCTCCCAGAGGACTTATCTCTTCAACGCTATTGACACCATCCCTTGCATCCGCAAGAAGGCTGACTGGGCTCTTCGCTGGATTACCGACAAGAGCTCCACCTTTGCCCAGCGTCTCGTCGCCTTTGCTGCCGTCGAGGGTATCTTCTTCAGCGGTGCTTTCGCCTCCATCTTCTGGCTCAAGAAGCGCGGTCTCATGCCTGGCCTTACCTTCTCTAACGAGCTCATCTCCCGTGATGAGGGTCTCCACACCGACTTTGCctgccttctcttctctcacCTCAACAACCGCCCCAGCAAGCAGCTGATCCAGGAAATAATTGTCGATGCCGTCAGAATTGAGCAGGAGTTCCTCACTGAGGCCCTCCCTTGCGCCCTTCTTGGCATGAACGCCGACCTCATGAAGCAGTACATCGAGTTCGTCGCCGATCGTCTCCTTGTCGCCCTCGGCAACGAGAAGATCTACAGGTCGACTAACCCCTTCGACTTCATGGAGAACATTTCTCTCGGTGGCAAGACCAACTTCTTCGAGAAGCGTGTTGGCGACTACCAGAAGGCTGGTGTCATGAACAGCACCAAGAAGGCTGACGCTGATGCGGAGGTGGCCAAGAACGAGAACGGCGGTGACTTCACCTTCGACGAGGACTTTTAA
- the xyk-1 gene encoding D-xylulose kinase: MSEGPLYLGFDLSTQQLKAIVIQSDLSVVSSAKVDFDGDFGAKYGIKKGVQVNEVDGEVFAPVAMWLEALDLVLQRLQEAKTPLNRIRGISGSCQQHGSVYWSREAEKLLAELQADKQRGDLVDQLKGAFSHPYAPNWQDHSTQAECDKFDEALGTAERLAHATGSAAHHRFTGPQIMRLRRKLPGMYASTSRISLVSSFLASLFIGSVAPMDISDVCGMNLWDIPSNTWSETLLALAAGGSTEGAADLKAKLGEVRLDGGGSMGKISPYFVGKYGFSPDCEIAPFTGDNPATILALPLRPLDAIVSLGTSTTFLMITPVYKPDPSYHFFNHPTTPGQYMFMLCYKNGGLAREKVRDALPAPSNSSKDPWETFNQHALSTPPLDVSSPATDQAKLGLYFYLPEIVPNISAGTWRYECSATDGSNLQPVNQPWPVEKDARIIVESQALSMRLRSQNLVSTPPSTPSGTSSSSSSSALPAQPRRIYLVGGGSLNPAIARIMGDVLGGVDGVYKLDVGGNACALGGAYKAVWAFERRDETETFDELIGKRWKEEGAIRKVDEGYKKGVFEGYGNVLGAFGEMEGKVLEVARNK, encoded by the exons ATGTCGGAGGGACCTCTTTACCTTGGGTTTGACTTGTCAACTCAGCAGCTAAAAG CAATCGTAATCCAGTCCGACCTCTCCGTTGTTTCCTCCGCTAAGGTCGACTTCGACGGCGACTTCGGCGCCAAATATGGCATCAAGAAGGGCGTCCAAGTGAATGAGGTCGATGGTGAGGTTTTTGCGCCCGTTGCCATGTGGCTTGAGGCCCTCGACCTCGTCCTCCAACGCCTTCAAGAGGCCAAGACCCCTCTCAACCGCATCCGCGGCATCAGTGGTTCTTGCCAACAACATGGCAGTGTATACTGGAGCCGAGAGGCTGAGAAGCTTCTCGCAGAGCTTCAAGCGGATAAGCAGAGGGGGGATCTGGTGGATCAGTTGAAGGGAGCCTTCTCCCATCCTTATGCGCCCAACTGGCAGGACCACAGCACGCAGGCTGAGTGTGATAAGTTTGATGAAGCTCTTGGGACAGCGGAGAGGTTGGCCCACGCTACGGGAAGTGCGGCACATCAT CGCTTCACTGGCCCTCAAATAATGCGCCTCCGCCGCAAGCTCCCCGGCATGTACGCCTCCACCTCGCGCATCTCCCTTgtctcttccttcctcgcctCTCTCTTCATCGGCTCCGTGGCCCCCATGGACATCTCCGACGTTTGCGGCATGAATCTCTGGGACATTCCCAGCAACACTTGGTCCGAGACACTCCTCGCCCTGGCCGCCGGTGGCTCTACCGAAGGCGCCGCCGACCTCAAGGCCAAGCTAGGCGAAGTCCGtctcgacggcggcggcagcatgGGCAAGATCAGTCCTTACTTCGTTGGCAAGTACGGCTTCTCCCCGGACTGCGAGATTGCGCCCTTCACTGGCGACAACCCGGCCACGATCCTCGCCCTCCCGCTTCGCCCGCTCGACGCTATTGTGTCTCTGGGAACCTCCACCACTTTCCTGATGATCACGCCCGTCTACAAGCCTGACCCATCTTACCACTTCTTCAACCACCCGACCACCCCGGGTCAGTACATGTTCATGCTCTGCTACAAGAACGGCGGTCTGGCCCGCGAGAAGGTCCGGGACGCTCTTCCCGCCCCATCCAACAGCTCCAAAGACCCCTGGGAGACCTTCAACCAACACGCCCTCTCCACCCCTCCGTTGGATGTCTCCTCACCAGCAACCGATCAAGCCAAACTGGGCCTTTACTTCTACCTCCCCGAAATCGTCCCCAACATCTCGGCCGGCACCTGGCGGTACGAGTGCTCCGCCACCGACGGCTCCAATCTCCAACCGGTTAACCAGCCCTGGCCCGTGGAAAAGGATGCGCGCATCATTGTCGAGTCACAAGCGCTTTCTATGCGTCTGCGCTCTCAGAACCTGGTTTCCACGCCTCCCTCCACTCCCTCCGgaacgtcgtcgtcgtcctcttcttcggcacTACCGGCCCAACCCCGCCGCATCTATCTCGTCGGAGGCGGCTCTCTCAACCCGGCCATTGCGCGCATCATGGGCGACGTGCTAGGTGGCGTGGACGGGGTTTACAAGCTCGACGTGGGCGGTAATGCGTGTGCACTGGGAGGAGCGTATAAGGCCGTTTGGGCGTTTGAGAGAAGGGATGAGACGGAGACGTTTGATGAGCTGATTGGCAAGaggtggaaggaggaaggggcgATACGGAAGGTGGATGAGGGGTATAAGAAGGGGGTGTTTGAGGGGTATGGAAATGTGTTGGGGGCGTTTGGGGAGATGGAGGGGAAGGTTTTGGAGGTGGCGAGGAATAAGTAA